A genomic segment from Triticum dicoccoides isolate Atlit2015 ecotype Zavitan chromosome 1A, WEW_v2.0, whole genome shotgun sequence encodes:
- the LOC119320525 gene encoding S-norcoclaurine synthase 1-like, producing the protein MVYVAAKKATDDAEAAAALAWPTVGAEITDAAAATFADSTVIPDRYARPDEVRDGVVVGDDESYELPLVDMARLLDSESSEAETAKLGSACRDWGFFQLTNHGVDESVVQDMKDSTMQFFRLPLDKKKAVATRAGGLEGFGHHFAGASCAKLDWAESLILLTQQKEQRSMEFWPADPATLRPSLDRYSLEMSRLTSRLLGFMASDLGVEREALAGAFRGKRQSVALHHYPPCRHPDKVLGITPHHDGLGLTLLLHVNDTPGLQVRRGGRWFPLDPLPGALVVNVGDILQVLTNGRYRSTEHRVLADAERGRATVVVFQDTCVAGTARPLPGLGEARYRAIEYVEYLKGNYRGLAEGTRFVDSLEISVA; encoded by the exons ATGGtctacgtcgccgccaagaaggccacggacgacgccgaggccgccgccgcgttggcctggccaaccgtagG GGCCGAGATCACGGACGCCGCGGCGGCCACGTTCGCGGACTCCACCGTGATCCCCGACAGGTACGCCCGGCCGGACGAGGTGAGGGACGGGGTCGTGGTGGGCGACGACGAGAGCTACGAGCTGCCGCTCGTAGACATGGCGAGGCTGCTCGACTCGGAGTCCTCGGAGGCGGAGACCGCCAAGCTTGGCTCCGCGTGCCGAGACTGGGGCTTCTTCCAG CTAACAAACCACGGAGTCGACGAATCAGTTGTGCAAGACATGAAAGATAGCACCATGCAGTTCTTCCGCTTGCCGCTGGACAAGAAGAAAGCAGTGGCCACCCGGGCCGGCGGCTTGGAAGGGTTCGGGCACCACTTCGCCGGAGCATCCTGCGCCAAGCTGGACTGGGCAGAGAGCCTAATCCTCCTCACGCAACAAAAGGAGCAGAGGAGCATGGAGTTCTGGCCGGCCGATCCGGCGACACTCAGGCCCTCACTGGACAGGTACTCGCTCGAGATGTCGCGCCTCACGAGCCGCCTCCTGGGGTTCATGGCGAGCGACCTCGGGGTGGAGCGGGAGGCGCTGGCCGGGGCCTTCCGGGGCAAGAGGCAGAGCGTGGCCCTGCACCACTACCCTCCGTGCCGGCACCCGGACAAGGTGCTGGGCATCACGCCGCACCACGACGGCCTCGGCCTGACGCTGCTGCTGCACGTGAACGACACCCCCGGCCTGCAGGTGAGGAGGGGCGGCAGGTGGTTCCCGCTGGACCCGCTGCCGGGCGCCCTCGTCGTCAACGTCGGCGACATCCTCCAGGTCCTGACCAACGGCAGGTACAGGAGCACCGAGCACAGGGTGCTGGCGGACGCCGAGAGAGGGCGGGCGACCGTGGTGGTGTTCCAGGACACGTGCGTCGCCGGGACGGCGAGGCCGCTCCCGGGGCTCGGCGAGGCCAGGTACAGGGCGATCGAGTACGTTGAGTATCTCAAGGGGAATTACAGGGGGCTGGCTGAAGGGACCAGGTTCGTGGATAGCCTCGAGATCAGTGTGGCGTAG